A part of Planctomycetota bacterium genomic DNA contains:
- a CDS encoding SGNH/GDSL hydrolase family protein, producing the protein MKWQAGLWTGLLAAALAAEALAGDIELIPPKLFSARGGLGNLFARLEAGRPVTIAYFGGSITAANGWRPKTLQWFQATWPKARITEVNAAIGGTGSDLGVFRCGQDVLAHKPDFVFVEFAVNDGGAAPESIFRTLEGIVRQVWRANPETDICFVYTIHKGFLPDYEKGFCNRSTTAHEKVADHYGIPSINMALRVAELHKAGKLIFPFPPKDTPPEGKMVFAHDECHPTDAGHALFTQVIAEALREIQKASKPGPHALPEPLRADNWENAKLVPIEPSMLTPGWKKLPADQGLGKAFGNRLPAIWEATQPGEKLSFRFKGTLARLYDLVGPDGGKAICTVDGKVTRTVPRFDMYCSYHRLATLGIAEGLEDKEHSVAVEVSPEQPDREPVLKQVRDQKGFDPKRYDGTVLRVGYIMLLGDLVKE; encoded by the coding sequence ATGAAGTGGCAGGCAGGGCTCTGGACCGGGCTATTGGCCGCGGCGCTGGCCGCGGAGGCCCTGGCGGGCGACATCGAACTCATCCCGCCCAAGCTCTTCAGCGCCCGCGGAGGGCTGGGCAACCTGTTCGCGAGACTCGAGGCGGGCCGCCCAGTGACCATCGCCTACTTCGGCGGCAGCATCACGGCGGCCAATGGCTGGCGCCCCAAGACCCTCCAGTGGTTCCAGGCCACCTGGCCCAAGGCCCGGATCACCGAGGTCAACGCCGCCATCGGCGGCACAGGGTCCGACCTCGGCGTCTTCCGCTGCGGGCAGGACGTGTTGGCGCACAAGCCTGATTTCGTCTTCGTCGAGTTCGCGGTCAACGACGGCGGCGCCGCACCCGAGTCCATTTTCCGCACCCTCGAGGGCATCGTGCGCCAGGTCTGGCGGGCGAACCCCGAGACCGACATCTGCTTCGTCTATACGATCCACAAGGGCTTCCTCCCCGACTACGAGAAAGGCTTCTGCAACCGCTCGACCACGGCGCACGAGAAGGTGGCCGACCACTACGGCATCCCCTCGATCAACATGGCCCTGCGAGTGGCCGAGCTGCACAAGGCGGGCAAGCTCATCTTCCCCTTCCCGCCTAAGGACACGCCGCCCGAGGGCAAGATGGTCTTCGCCCACGACGAGTGCCACCCCACCGACGCGGGCCACGCGCTGTTCACCCAGGTGATCGCCGAGGCGCTGCGGGAGATTCAAAAGGCATCGAAGCCAGGCCCCCATGCGCTGCCCGAGCCGCTGCGGGCCGACAACTGGGAGAACGCCAAGCTCGTGCCCATCGAGCCCTCGATGCTCACGCCCGGCTGGAAGAAACTCCCGGCCGACCAGGGCCTCGGCAAGGCATTCGGCAACCGCCTGCCCGCGATCTGGGAAGCGACCCAGCCCGGCGAGAAGCTCTCCTTCCGCTTCAAGGGCACCCTCGCGCGGCTCTACGACCTCGTCGGTCCCGACGGCGGCAAGGCGATCTGCACCGTGGACGGCAAGGTCACTCGCACAGTGCCCCGCTTCGATATGTACTGCTCCTACCACCGCCTGGCCACCCTCGGCATCGCCGAGGGACTCGAGGACAAGGAGCACTCGGTCGCCGTCGAAGTCTCGCCCGAGCAGCCCGACCGCGAGCCCGTGCTCAAGCAGGTGCGCGACCAGAAAGGCTTCGACCCCAAACGATATGATGGCACCGTGCTGAGGGTTGGCTACATCATGCTGCTCGGGGACTTGGTGAAGGAATGA